A stretch of DNA from Candidatus Bathyarchaeia archaeon:
AACAGGTATCCGTTAAGGGAAATAGAGAAAATTACAAAGGCTAATAGGAAGATAGGCTTGGGCGTTATGGGTTTTGCAGACATGCTAATTAAGCTTGGCATACCCTACAATTCTGAACAAGCCTTGGAGCTTGCGGAAAAACTGATGAAGTTCATCGACGAGGAAGCCCATAAAAAGTCTGAGGAAATTGCCGAGAAAAGGGGCTCATTTCCAAATTTCGACAAGAGCATTTGGAAGGACAAGTATAGGGCTATGAGAAACGCCACAGTCACAACAATAGCTCCAACTGGAAGCATAAGCATAATTGCGGGATGCTCATCCGGAATTGAGCCGCTTTTCGCCATATCCTTCATAAGAAACGTCTTGGATGGGACGAGGCTTTTTGAAACGAACCCGTTGTTTGAAATTGTAGCGAAGGAAAGAGGCTTTTATGATGCGCATCTCCTTGAGGAGATAGCAAAAACCGGTTCTGTTCAAAAGATAGACAAGGTTCCGGAAGATATCAAAAAGGTTTTTGTAACAGCCTTAGACATAGAGCCGGAGTGGCATGTGAGGATGCAAGCGGCTTTTCAGAAGTACACGGATAACGCTGTTTCAAAAACCGTTAACATGCCCTTTGAGGCAACCGTCGAGGACGTCAGAAAAGTGTTTGAGCTTGCTTGGAAACTGAAATGTAAGGGTGTAACTGTTTTCCGTTACGGAAGCAGGCCGGAGCAAGTCCTATACATTGGGGAAGTTAAAACCGCTGAAAAGAGATTTATTTCGGCGGATTCAGAGTATGCTGGAGGTTGCCCAACAAAAACCTGTCCATTCCCCGGATAAGAAATACGATTTCAAGGGTGATGCCTCGTGAAAACTTCGTTAGGCTTTGTTAACGAAGAGAACATGAGCATGTTAACAGACCTTTACGAGCTTACAATGTGTGCAAGCTACTTTGACAATAAGAGACTTGAACCAGCCACCTTCGACCTCTTCATAAGACGTTTGCCCCGGAACCGCTCATACTTTCTATTTGCCGGCTTAGAACAAGTCCTACTCTTTCTGGAAAGGATGCGGTTCACAGAAGAGCACATAAAATTCTTGAGAAGCCAAGGGTTCAAAGAGGATTTCCTCGACTATTTAAGGAATTTCAGGTTTAGTGGCGATGTTTGGGCTGTTCCAGAGGGCACCGTAGTTTTCCCCAACGAGCCGCTGATTAGGGTTACAGCCCCAATAATAGAGGCGCAGCTGATAGAAACCTTCATTTTAAACACTATTAATCTCCAAACCACAATAGCCACTAAAGCCTCCAGAGTTATTTATGCCGCTCAAGGTAGGTCTGTAATCGAGTTTGGCTTGAGAAGGGAACATGGAACAGATGCCGGAATGAAAGTTGCCCGCGCAAGCTACATTGCTGGTTGTAATGGCACATCAAATGTTCTGGCCGGAATGTTGTATGGCATACCGGTTTTCGGGACTATGGCGCACTCCTTTGTGATGTTCTTCGACAACGAAATAGAATCTTTTAGGGCTTTTGCAAAAACCTTCCCTGACAAGTCTACCCTATTGATAGATACTTTTGATAACATTAAGGGCGCGGAAAACGCCATAACCATAGCCAAAGAATTGGAAAAAATGGGGTTTAGGCTTCGCGGGGTGCGCATTGACAGCGGAGATCTTGTGGAGATAAGCCGAAAAGTTAGGAAAATGCTTGACGATAATGGGCTTGGTTATGTGCAGATATTTGCAAGCGGAGACCTCGACGAATACAGAATAGAGGAGCTAATAAGCAAAGGCGCAAAAATAGACGCCTTCGGCGTTGGCACACGTATGGGAACATCCGCCGACAGACCCTATGTTGACATAATCTACAAGCTATGCGAAAAGATGAACGAGAAGGGCGAATTCCAGCCAATAATGAAGCTAAGCGAGAGAAAAGCCACCCTTCCAGGGAGAAAGCAGGTTTTCAGGTTTAAAGATGATGGGGGAAAATTTGTTAAGGATGTAATCGCCTTAGAAGGCGAAGATGTTGGCGGTGAACCGCTTCTTGTCAAGGTTATGGAGAAAGGCAGAATAGTCTACGATTTGCCATCTCTTGAAGAGATAAGGAAAAGAGCCATAAATAACCTTTCAATGCTTCCAGAAAAATACAAGAGGCTTAGGGGTGCAGCCAAATACCCGGTTGAGTTGAGCCCCAAGCTTAAGAGGCTAATAAAGGATTTGAGGGAAAAACTGAAAAAGGTTGAAGGCGTCTATCCTAGCCAAAATTAGGGTACATTTCCTTTCAAAATTTAGCTCGTAAACATCAGTAGGAGGTTTATGAAGGTTACTTCTAATATGGCCGCTATGAAAAATATGCCATAAACGTAGACTAGGTCTCTTGTTCTAAGGTTTCTGCTTAATGTTTTCTTCAGCGTCAAGTAAATGCCGCAACCTTCGACGATTCCTACAGGCATGCTCATGATCAGTATCGCGGGTAACACGTCCAAGCTGACTTTTCCATATATTAGGGTGCAGCCCCTCAAAATGCTCAAGAAAACAATTATTATTGTGAAGGCTATGGCGAAGGTTTGCGGGTGCTCCAAAACAATATGCGAATATTTTTCCCTTTTAAAGAACCCCGAGAGAACGAGGCTTACGTAGAAGGACATGCCTAGTAGAATCATAGAGATGACAAGCACGTTATGTAGAAATATCATTCCAACGGCTAAGAGCTGGTTTTGGAGAATGTTTTTTGCCAGAATTGTGAAGAAGACGGTGTTTTCGAAAGAGGATAATAGTAGCGAGGAAAGAAAGGCTAAGCCTAACGCGATAGTGCGCTTTTTTGTCTCCGACAATTAATAAACCCTCGCCTTTTATTAAGGCAGCCTGGACATAAGCCATCCAATGACCTTTTCCAATAAGCCAGCAAGCAAGCCTAGCAAACCAAATATCAAAGCTAGGAGCAGCAGGATTGCTAAGTAAATTATTACTACAAGTATGCCCACTGCCAATGCGCCAAGCCAACCGGTTTCGTAAAAACGCTTGATTAACAGGAGCCAGACAAAAATGCTTATGAGAAGTGCTATCCAGCCGGGCAGAAAAACAGCGAATACCGTGGACAAAACAGTTCCTAACAGCGAGATTATGAAGGCATCTGAAAATAAGGCACGCCTCTTGCCAACCACGATTAGCCCTGCAATATAGAGAACGATTGTTAATACAAGGAGTTCAACGAAGAACCAGATGAGCGCAAAAAGAATGTTTAGGCCTTTCAGCAATTCAGAGCCACGTCCCTCAGCGCTTTTGAAGAGCAGAAGCAAGGCAGTTTTAACTAATAAATGCCATGTCATTTTAAATCACCAGATGTTAGCATGGTTTAATGCAGAGAAATAAAAAGTTTGAGGATTGCCAATCTTGAAAAGTAATCTTTCTCTATGACTTAGGCTATTTTGTGATTTCTTCTACTTCTTTTCTGCCCTTTTCCAGCTCTTTGACTTGTTCTCCGTCTTCCTTTAGTAGTAGTGTTTGGAACTCGCCCACGTGGGTTTTCTCTTCCCTCGCTATTTCTAGAAGCACTTTTCTAATGGTCTCGTTTGTTGTTGCAGCTGCTAGTTGCTCATAGAGGTTTACTGCGTCCAATTCGGCGATTATGGCAACGCGTAGTATCTCACAATCCAAAAGTTTCTCTGAAACCTTTTCAACCTTAACCGGAATCTGGGACAGCATACGGTTTACTCTCCGCAAAGGTGTTTTGACATTAACATTAAAAACTTTTTTGTGCAGATTCAAAAACGATTTCGCTTTGTAGAATACGTTCCAATTACACTAATCAAACATATATATCTATCCATTAAAATTAAATTAAGAAGTTACGATTGAAGGGAGACAAAGATGGATAACTCAGTGAGAGGGTTCACAGGTGCTATAACTTTTGCACTCGGCGGTGCAATGTTACTCTTTAGCCTTTACCAGATTCTTTACAACGTGGATAAGCCCTGGATTAACCAAGAATTATTTATGGTGCTCTTTGTTCTTCCAATAGGTTTTGTGGCGTTTTTACTAATTGGTTTGGGTATACTATCAATATTGAAAGCTACGAAAAGCCAAGATGTGTCAAAAGTTCAACGGTAGTAAAGAAAGGTGGCAGATGTTCGTTACAGTTCTTCTGCTAGTGTTGTGAATAGGTCGTGGTGTTCCTCCTCGTCTTCTAGGATTTCTTCAAATAGGTGGGCTGTTGTTGTGTCGTTTTCTTTTCTTGCTTGGGCTATTATTTGCTTGTATAGGTTTATGGCGTTTTCCTCGTCTTTTATGTCTCGTTGTATCATTTCCTTAAGTGTTTTTCCAACAAATATCTCAGTTGGCTTTGTTGTGGGCGTCCCACCTAAATAGAATAGCCTTTCAGCGATGGCTTCTGCATGCTTCATTTCCGTTATAGCCACTTTTTTAAGCTCTTCTTGAACCGCGAAGCCTTTGACACCACTCCATTGGACGTGTTGCCACATGTATTGTATGGAGACTTGCATCT
This window harbors:
- a CDS encoding nicotinate phosphoribosyltransferase, which produces MKTSLGFVNEENMSMLTDLYELTMCASYFDNKRLEPATFDLFIRRLPRNRSYFLFAGLEQVLLFLERMRFTEEHIKFLRSQGFKEDFLDYLRNFRFSGDVWAVPEGTVVFPNEPLIRVTAPIIEAQLIETFILNTINLQTTIATKASRVIYAAQGRSVIEFGLRREHGTDAGMKVARASYIAGCNGTSNVLAGMLYGIPVFGTMAHSFVMFFDNEIESFRAFAKTFPDKSTLLIDTFDNIKGAENAITIAKELEKMGFRLRGVRIDSGDLVEISRKVRKMLDDNGLGYVQIFASGDLDEYRIEELISKGAKIDAFGVGTRMGTSADRPYVDIIYKLCEKMNEKGEFQPIMKLSERKATLPGRKQVFRFKDDGGKFVKDVIALEGEDVGGEPLLVKVMEKGRIVYDLPSLEEIRKRAINNLSMLPEKYKRLRGAAKYPVELSPKLKRLIKDLREKLKKVEGVYPSQN
- a CDS encoding demethoxyubiquinone hydroxylase family protein, translated to MLSQIPVKVEKVSEKLLDCEILRVAIIAELDAVNLYEQLAAATTNETIRKVLLEIAREEKTHVGEFQTLLLKEDGEQVKELEKGRKEVEEITK
- a CDS encoding ferritin-like domain-containing protein; the protein is MASKKLLEMLNDAIAREMQVSIQYMWQHVQWSGVKGFAVQEELKKVAITEMKHAEAIAERLFYLGGTPTTKPTEIFVGKTLKEMIQRDIKDEENAINLYKQIIAQARKENDTTTAHLFEEILEDEEEHHDLFTTLAEEL